In Oryzias latipes chromosome 15, ASM223467v1, the sequence TCATGTGCGTCTCTGCTCCAAAGTCCTCCTTGGCGCACAAAAAACCAAAGGCCCGTTCGGGTTCCGCCGAGCAGAGACGCATGTGGTCgagcccaggaggggggagtcCGGCTGCGGGCGGCGCATCACAAAGTGTCCGAGCTGTTGCTGCAGGGGCTGATCAGCGCCAGGTTGCTGCTGGCCTTGTGCTTTTTCAACAGTCTCGTGATCTTCTCGTCGTCGGAGTTCGGGTCCAGAGGCTTGTTGTACTCGTCGTCGTCCTCGTTCTCCGAGCTCTCCTTCATCTTCTCCGTCTCCGAGTCGTGCTTCTTCTTGGCGGAGGCCATCTCCGCCGCGTGCCTCTTCCGCCACTTGGTCCTCCGGTTCTGGAACCAAACCTGTGGAGAGAGAGGAAGGAGATGCTCAACAGGTCCTGCGCAGGGCGCGGGCCGGTCCGGGCCGGGGGCCGTCGGCGCGAGTCCCTGGATGGGATCGGGCTCTTGTGAAATGTTTACCTTAACTTGACTCTCGGTCATTCCTAAGGAGTAGGCCAGGCGGGCTCTCTCCGGCCCGGCCAGGTATTTGGTCTGCTCGAAGGTTTTCTCCAGAGCGAAGATCTGCTGTCCGGAGAAGGTGGGTCTGGAGTGCTTCTTCTTCCCGTCCTTGTCCAGCATGATGTTGGCCTGAGCTGCAAACCACGAGAAACACAGGCGCCCTCACACATGTGCTTCAGCAAAAACAGGGGGGATAATGATGATAATAAATAATAGGAATTAGCGTAAAAATGTTAGTAAAATGCAACACGTGGTTTCCGTTTTTTTATTCTCTCATTAGGAATCacgagatttaaaaaaatgtttacactaaagaagacattttaaaattctattttttttgttttgcttaatgagattttttttttatttcagaatttCGCATTAGAGATTTATTTTGTGGTGTTTTATGCTGGGTGATTATAAAATTTTGGGATCGaaattgtatttattcaaaGTTTCATAATAAGAATAATAAGTGAAAAACACAGGAGAACTAAAGTGGAGAAACATCAGCAGGAAAATGCAGAAAGAAGACCGGACTCACCGGGACACGGAACCCGCGGGTCCCGCCACGGAGAGCCCTGCATCACGCCGGGCCAGAAGATGGGCGCGCGCCCCGGCAACTCGGCCAGCGGCTTCGGGTACCGCGACACCGCCGGGCTGAAGTACATCCCCGCCGCCGCGGCGGCCGCGGTGGTCGCCAGGCCGTTTATCCGCGGGAAGCCCGACAGCAGCTGGCCGGCGGTGGTGATGGGTCTGCCCAGGATGTCGCTTATTCCGTGCGGGGTTCCCCCGGACAGCTGCGAGCTGAGGCCGGACAGCGGCGGCGCCTTGAAGCCCGCGGGGCTCTGCTGCAGCGCGTACGGGAACAGAGACGTCTTCATCTCGGTCATGTTGTGCAGCGCCGCCAGCGGGGTGCTGCCCAGAACGAAAGCACTCTGCCGGTTAGCTTCCATCTGCCCCACCGCTAACATTGGTGGACATGAACCGCCGGACCCGCGTGGGCTGGAAACGGGGAGAACGGAGGCGCGGGGCGGAGGGACGCCCGTTTCCCACGGGGATCCCGGAGAGGCGGAGACGGGGAGAGAAGCGAACGAAGTTAAGAGTCCGGCCAAAGCCCCGAATGCGAGTCCGCGTGCCGGTGTCGGTGCGTCAGCATTGGTCCAGTGCGCGGGTTCTGCTGGCAGTGGGCCGCTGTGCTGCGGGTTCGGATGGGACCATTAAAGACTCGTCTGTCTCTGCGGGAGCCTGGCGGGACGCTCTGATAACAGCGCAGCCACCTGCAGGCGCGCGCCTCTCATTGGACGAGGCTGAGTGAGGCCGCGCTCTGATTGGAGGAGACGCCGACGAATGCTGCTTTGAGGTGCCGTCGGAAATTGGATTTTCTGCTCGGAGCGACTCATGACGGCCACCCACACGTGGCTGTCAGGACGCATTCCGGCGCGGGACCTCAGGCCCGAAAGGCTGAGAACTCCAGTTCACATCAAACCCAGATTGCAGACACGGATCCCAAAAGCTGCTAAAACACGTTTTCACATTAGGACTTCACATGTTGGCTGTTTGTGTGACGTCAGTGCTTTTTCCTGTGTGGAAACTAGAAATGTGGCTTTAGCGGACAGAATGTGGAGCCAGAGGAGAGCCTGAAAGCACCAGCAGCCTGTCTATTAAGAGAGGTGTTGTTAATGAGTGACGTGGCACCTCACAAATCAGTGTTTGCCTGTTTAGCAGACACATTTACATTCAAATCTGTAAGGCAAACAGCGACAACGTCAGAGGAGGGTCGGGCTCTGACtgctttatttctgcttttcttaTAGATTCATTTAggatttataaatatatatatttgaacaaattggcttttatttctttattttctttttattttattccagaAAAATAATCGGATCGTTGGGGATTCCTGAGTGTTCTGTAACTGACAGATGAGCCGAATCCGCTCATTAAACAGACCAAAGTCCTGACAGAACGCGCAGGTTCGGGCTGCTTTTTAGCAGGGCGCGCGGCGGGCGCGCGTGTGAGAGAGCGCGTTGGGCCTGCGCTCATCACTCTGAGTGCTGTAATATTTTATGGAGGTGTGAGGAGGTTGTAAGAGTGAAATATGAGCGCGTTAGCGCCTGAAAGGCTCCAGCAAATGCAGCCCGCGTCTCATTTGTTCAGTGGGGGGGCTGTGGGATTTAAAAGGGTTTCTGCGTGGCCGTGATTCACGCGCCAGACCCCGCCGGAGTGACGCAGCACCGCGCGCCTTCTAATTCTGCAAATGGGCCCCCTTTTCTAATTTATCCCCGCGTGTTTCCCTCTGATGAGGAGCGTTTGTTTTATCGTCCTGTTTTGAAAGTCTTTCTGCGATGATCAGGctgatgttggggggggggggggggggggtaaaggcGGGAGCGTCCCGAAGCGGCTGCTGCGGGGATCCACCCGCAGCTGATCGATGGCTGCAAGATTGGCCTCTTTTTCCAGCTCATCTGCAGCCAGAGATGAGAGCTGCCAAGCAGCCCGTCACCCCAAAACCTTAATCGCAATTTAACATAATGAATGATTGGgatttttatctcctaaattcaCAGgtaatttaaagtttaaacccTTAAACTCAAATTTGTTACGGACATGGACGTGGCCCGGGattacattattaaaaaaaagtcttagcCAAAAATATGAATGTTAAATCTATCAAATGAATTCCCAACAATAATTCCTCCTGGCGTGTGatgaactgcagcagaaaagaCGACGAGCCGCCCACACATCCTGGctttaaatgatcaaaagagGGACATTTAAAACGTCTTCAAATTAAATCAGATCTATTATCACATACAACTAAAATGCAGGTGAATTATTGTTTTCTCTTTGCAAAAATCTGTTGCACGTGAGcagatatattttcattttaaattcagaCTACAGGCCTACAGACACCTCAGTGCTCCCAACGCGTTGTAAAGAGAAGCGCACGTCCTTCAAAGGCCTCTCCTGATTCTCAGACAGCAGCTTTGTTTCCAACGCAGGAACAGAAAAACCCTTAAATATAAACACGAATCTCTCCTTTAGGAATCCATCAACAAATATGTCCACGTCGTCGTGAATTACGGCGTGAAACTTCACCGCAGATCTGAATCTGTCCCAGAAAAGCAGCTGTGCTCCGTAGCTAAACAAACAGCGCCATCTAGCGGCTGCACACATACTGTGAGGGCTCCCCCTTCTGCTTTTCTGGAGGCGCTTCGTGAGGGAGTTGGTGCTGAGAGGACACAAGGATGGAAGGCCTGGACGCCTCCATGGTCTTTAGGACCAGTTAGACATTTTAAACAGTTCAAGAATCAAAATCATGACGTCATACACCAACTCTTTTCATTGCTGTATTTACTGATGTCATGACCAAATTCGATTTGATTTTTATCTGGGAAAACCGTATTCATTAtctaagaaaaactgttttaatgacCTTGTATGAGAATGGAGGACTAAACTTTCCTGATCTTACAAccctaaataacacatttaaaataaactggatCAAACCTACTTACCTAAAAAAATCCTACTTCAATTTGGAATATATTTccacatttcatattttataattCAGGCGGTTTTAattttcttctcctttgtcATTACAATGTTGAGAAAATACCAGCTAAACGACCGGTATTTCACAAACAAACTCTTCTTGCATGAGCACTTTTATACAAACACGATTTCTCTCCCCATAAATTTTTATTTGGaacaacaaatatatattatacaagaacaaatctttgttttttccacattgGTTTGAGAACAATTTTTTTACTGGTGGGTCAACTTTTTGACTGAACGGGCATTTACTAAGGTATACTGAATTCAACACTAAATACAGTCTGGTTGTGACTCCCAAAGAATATGCCGTTGTGTTTGATGCTGTTTCCAAAGAAATAtgccaaatgtttaaaacaactgTTAGGAATGAAGAAATGCCCTCTATGGATGCAACTGACACcaccacagaaaaaaatctgctttactCCTACCCACAAgaacaataacaacaaaataCGTGTGTTGTTTCAAAGGGATGTCATTTCTGTACCGTGTACCAAAAACTACTAGAGACGTTTTCTTCCTGACAGTGTTTGGAGGACAGTGTGACCCAAAAATTCTTGATAAATAATCAAATGaaagaagtttcttttaaattaattcacAAAATTTACCCCACCAATCAATTCATGCTGAGATATATCAAAACATCTGAACCTAAATGTACCTTTTGCAAAGAACATCCAAAAACAATTAACCATCTTTTTTGGAATTATACGGAAATTTGAATTCTTTTGATAAAGTGTTTACAATTTATCAGAAAACATATTCACCCAAACTTCACTCTAAAATttgaatatataattttttgcctttcacaataaaaacttGGACTCaaggaaaaaaactcataaCTAATCTTATTATTCTATTTGGCAAATTTTATAATCATAAatgctaattttctttatcttcacttTTTAACAATagtttaaagatatttttccctgtgttaatcaaacaaattgaaatgtatCTCAGTAACATCTCTAAAAGCCTTAACCAGAAAACTGTATGTTTGTATGAAAGTTGTAGaaacctgaatgtttttgtgtaaaatgcatgtaataCTGCATGTATGCTCCCCTGGAATATTTGAAGTTTactttgtaaaattgtgttttgtactgTATTTCcgttttgtacaataaagttatgcaaaaaaatattgaCTGATGTCATGGCAAAGTTTGCAATTACTGTTTGAAAACAAGTTGGAGGGCAGAAAGCTTTACAGGAAGTATTGATGATCCATCCTCTGGTCTGTGCTCCATCAGGACTCTGCAGAGCTCGCTCACGGCGTCCTCAGCCATCTCTGAAGCCCTTTTTGGAGGGAAATCTATGATCAGCAGCAAGTGCTGCAGGATCGCAAACCCACACCTTCACTGTCCTGTTCAGAGAAACAGAAGGTGCAACATTCCTGTTGGTTTATCTTCAGTGAAGACTTGAGAACTTTAAACTCCTCTCTGACACGGAGCAGGTGACTTCCAGTGGATCTGCTGAATCGTGTTAGAATCCTCAtctggagagaaaaaacaaccACCGAATGGTTCCGATCCAGCAGGAGTCTGAGGCAAACACGAGACGCTGAACACAGCTTTCCATGCGCTTCTTCTTTTCTGACATCAAAGTCCCTGCAGCCCAGCCCCAAACCGGTTCATCGTTTAACAATGACGGCAGCAACGAGCAAACCACCAGACGACATGCCAGCGCCACACCTCCAGGTGGTTCAGAAACACTGATGTGAGCACTTTGATTTAAGGAAACATTCCTCATCTTtccatatttttaaaacaaaactattgCATCACTGTAAAGCATGACTTCAAAGGTCTCAGGCttgaaagggttaaaaaaacttCAGTCATAACATTTCCCTGAAGTTATACTGGATCCTGAACGAAACAGAGAGATTAAGAAGAACCTGACACCAATCACCAGAGGATATCAAACTTTCCATCAACCAGCATTTACAGAATGCTTTATGCATCGCACGCAGTTTCATTCCCAGAGGAGAAGCCCCGCCTCCTCAGCAGATTCCTGACACATCAGTCTTTCCCATTCGCCTGGAAGATCAAGTGATGTCACACAGCCCAGCAGGACCAGGGGATCAGAACCTGCAAGCTGAACCTAAGCAGAACCAAAGGAGCTGTAGTCCAGCTGGACTCCGTCCTGAGTCCAGGGTCAGGTCACCCTGTTGCTGCTTCATTGGTAAACTTTAATGTTTAACAATATTGCTAATATTACTGCAGTCGAAGCAACTCATTGTACGAAAATCCAAAGTGCCTCAAGTGAAACAGCAGAAAGCCCAGGAGTCAGCATCAGTTCCTGCTCCAAAAGTTCATTCCAGGCTTCAACTTTTAGGAACCAGCAACCTGTCAGCTTTGATCATTTCAACCATTGGCTGTAATGACCAAAGTCTGGCCTGAGGAGCATCAGCCTCACAGAGAGAAGCTGCGCTATCGGACAGCAGATGGCGTCCTCAGCCCAACATCCTGCCTGAGTCAGAACCCAGAGGGAATGGTGGGTTGTGAGGCCACAGCTGCATGTCAGGCCCGACACGGAGCTTCATCCCGCATGTGTGAGCCTGCTAGATACTTCCTATTTGTTTTCATGGAAAACAGGAAAGCTGCTCGAaatcaaaaaaggattttcagcaGGATATTGACGGAAGAAATTTGTAAACTTGCTGTGGAGACTGGAGGACACAAATAAGagctatttcagtcagacaactcatgcagtgcAGACAGCTTTATTTTCcagattttcttttagtttggcataaggcttcGTTCAGACACAATAAaacaagatctccatagaaaacgtGGGGTATAAAACTACCCCTAacagagctcacaggtggaagccggggaggagggtggggggacAAACGCAGCTCTAAtggaaaaggatgaagaggcCGTAAAGTGCACACCTGGTCCTTAAGTAGGTCACGGAACAGGTGAGGCTGACCGTCCACGGGGAGGAGTACACAGGTAAACACACTGCTGAGCTGCCTGCCGGAAATTCTCCCAAGGTCGTTAATTTTTGGAAACTTAAAAGCATAACAGATTCTGCAAAGTAGGGGTGTAacatttactttaacaacaattcaattcatatcataatttttgGTTGACAATCCGATTCATGGTGGGTATCAGTTTACTGAGAAAGATCCAAATGAATccgattctctgacctaaagtggatccagatcatcttcatccaaact encodes:
- the nkx6-2 gene encoding homeobox protein Nkx-6.2, which gives rise to MLAVGQMEANRQSAFVLGSTPLAALHNMTEMKTSLFPYALQQSPAGFKAPPLSGLSSQLSGGTPHGISDILGRPITTAGQLLSGFPRINGLATTAAAAAAGMYFSPAVSRYPKPLAELPGRAPIFWPGVMQGSPWRDPRVPCPAQANIMLDKDGKKKHSRPTFSGQQIFALEKTFEQTKYLAGPERARLAYSLGMTESQVKVWFQNRRTKWRKRHAAEMASAKKKHDSETEKMKESSENEDDDEYNKPLDPNSDDEKITRLLKKHKASSNLALISPCSNSSDTL